In Pleurocapsa sp. PCC 7319, the following are encoded in one genomic region:
- the map gene encoding type I methionyl aminopeptidase, giving the protein MGSEQITLLSRREIEKMRRAGALAAELLDFLEPMVKPGVSTLEINDAAEQWTQEKGAKSAPLGYGPADNPFTASLCTSVNEVICHGIPNAKQILKDGDIINIDVTPIVDGYHGDTSKTFFVGTCSPKARKLVEVTEECLRRGIAAVKPGARICDIGAAIQEYAEQNGFSVVRDFVGHGVSHIFHTAPQIPHYYDPRQKKKLKPGMVFTIEPMINEGTWEAVMLDDGWTAITKDGKLSAQFEHTIAVTKDGVDILTLAN; this is encoded by the coding sequence ATGGGAAGCGAACAAATCACTTTACTCTCCAGACGAGAAATCGAAAAAATGCGTCGAGCAGGAGCTTTGGCAGCAGAGTTATTAGATTTTCTTGAACCAATGGTAAAACCTGGAGTAAGCACTTTAGAAATTAATGACGCAGCGGAACAATGGACTCAAGAAAAAGGGGCAAAAAGCGCACCTTTAGGATATGGTCCCGCGGATAATCCGTTTACTGCTTCACTATGCACAAGTGTAAATGAAGTGATTTGTCATGGTATTCCCAACGCCAAGCAAATATTAAAAGATGGAGACATCATTAATATTGATGTAACTCCTATTGTTGATGGTTATCATGGAGACACTTCCAAAACCTTTTTTGTCGGGACTTGTTCACCTAAAGCAAGAAAGTTAGTCGAAGTTACTGAAGAATGTTTAAGGAGAGGAATCGCCGCAGTAAAACCTGGAGCAAGAATTTGTGATATTGGTGCCGCAATTCAAGAATATGCTGAGCAGAATGGTTTTTCTGTGGTGAGAGATTTTGTCGGACATGGGGTTAGTCATATTTTTCATACCGCACCTCAGATTCCACATTACTATGACCCAAGGCAGAAGAAGAAGCTCAAACCTGGAATGGTTTTTACAATTGAACCCATGATTAATGAGGGAACTTGGGAAGCAGTAATGTTAGATGATGGTTGGACAGCGATTACTAAAGATGGCAAACTGTCAGCTCAGTTTGAACATACCATCGCCGTAACTAAAGATGGAGTAGATATTTTAACTCTAGCTAATTGA
- the prmA gene encoding 50S ribosomal protein L11 methyltransferase: MSNRWWEIVVKCEPILEESVFWRLEKFGCSGTATQVEILDNEQNYNPELVKDKQILIRTYIPEINTQLLDLAALSLWLEQDAKLLEVSVPEAQWHLIDEEDWASSWKQYWQPTEIGDRFLIYPAWETPPEESEKLILRLDPGAAFGTGTHPTTQLCLESLEMRLSENVENQIVADIGCGSGILALGAVLLGAKKAYAVDNDALATKTCRSNCQLNKIDRERLMVSDGSVEQLVEVGETFDGIICNILADTIVELFPNFNTISHEKSWAILSGILLTQADQIADIVEQHGWTVAALWKRKDWCCFNIRRSEY, encoded by the coding sequence ATGTCTAATCGTTGGTGGGAGATCGTCGTAAAATGCGAGCCAATTCTGGAAGAATCGGTTTTTTGGCGTCTCGAAAAGTTTGGTTGTTCTGGAACAGCTACTCAGGTTGAAATTTTGGATAATGAACAAAATTATAACCCTGAGCTGGTTAAAGATAAGCAAATTTTAATTCGGACATATATTCCCGAAATCAATACTCAGTTATTAGATTTAGCAGCTTTATCTTTATGGCTAGAGCAAGATGCCAAATTATTGGAGGTGTCAGTACCTGAAGCTCAATGGCATCTGATAGATGAAGAAGATTGGGCAAGTAGTTGGAAACAGTATTGGCAACCTACAGAAATTGGCGATCGCTTTTTGATCTATCCTGCTTGGGAAACCCCACCAGAAGAATCTGAAAAACTAATTTTACGTCTTGATCCTGGTGCAGCATTTGGTACGGGAACTCATCCTACCACCCAGTTATGTCTAGAATCTTTAGAAATGAGATTGTCTGAAAATGTCGAAAATCAAATTGTAGCGGACATTGGATGTGGATCAGGAATTCTGGCTTTAGGTGCAGTTTTACTTGGAGCAAAAAAAGCTTATGCTGTCGATAACGATGCTTTAGCAACCAAGACTTGTCGTAGCAATTGTCAGTTAAACAAAATTGATCGGGAACGTTTAATGGTCAGCGATGGTAGTGTAGAGCAATTAGTTGAGGTAGGTGAAACCTTTGATGGCATCATTTGCAATATTCTTGCTGATACCATCGTCGAATTATTTCCTAATTTTAATACTATTTCCCATGAGAAAAGTTGGGCAATTTTGAGTGGAATTCTATTAACTCAAGCTGATCAAATCGCGGATATTGTGGAACAGCATGGATGGACTGTTGCCGCATTATGGAAAAGAAAAGATTGGTGTTGTTTTAATATTCGCCGCTCAGAGTATTAG